A window of Natranaeroarchaeum aerophilus contains these coding sequences:
- a CDS encoding GNAT family N-acetyltransferase: protein MEELMVRDAIPEDIEGITRVAEQGWTTAYRDVLADATIEAALAEWYDPALTRERIEDDDVTYLVAAQADTVVGYASGAAHDSTVVGLGSIYVTPDRWGDGIGTALLTEFERRWSTRGYDVVQLYVLADNDVGQSFYRSQGYEAVEEREADLFGEIVTDRRYRKKLG, encoded by the coding sequence ATGGAGGAACTGATGGTTCGTGATGCGATTCCCGAAGATATCGAAGGGATCACCCGCGTCGCCGAACAGGGCTGGACGACCGCCTATCGAGACGTGCTCGCCGACGCGACCATCGAGGCTGCGCTGGCCGAGTGGTACGATCCCGCCCTCACCCGCGAGCGCATCGAGGACGACGACGTGACGTACCTCGTCGCCGCGCAAGCGGATACTGTGGTCGGCTACGCGAGCGGCGCTGCACACGACAGTACGGTCGTCGGTCTCGGATCGATCTACGTTACACCCGACCGCTGGGGCGATGGGATCGGAACGGCGCTGCTCACAGAGTTCGAGAGGCGCTGGTCGACCCGCGGCTACGACGTGGTCCAGCTATACGTCCTCGCGGACAACGATGTCGGCCAGTCGTTCTACCGCTCGCAGGGCTACGAGGCCGTCGAAGAGCGTGAGGCGGATCTGTTCGGGGAAATAGTGACGGATCGTCGATACCGCAAAAAGTTAGGCTGA